One genomic segment of Alosa sapidissima isolate fAloSap1 chromosome 13, fAloSap1.pri, whole genome shotgun sequence includes these proteins:
- the LOC121680899 gene encoding ethanolamine kinase 1-like, with protein MEGTCTGKKNGPLHLNIRIKEDEDPHNSIMKLLRILRPQWRIEDIKKKVFTEGTTNQLTACYTGCLRSSDDVVLVRVYGNMTDLYLDRRKEIEILHILHEHSCGPKLYCSFENGICYEFLQGIALDNKLLREPLVYRLIAEEMAKIHTIKPRDGSRPQAFLWTKMAHFLQLVQDSENDEMPSSLRLPETTSVEALRNEMHELKRRLGPVYSPTVLCHNDLSPANIIYNDTKGTVKFIDYEYGDFNYQAFDIANLFNEYAGLTDTDYSRYPSVELQMDWLTAYLRRYESCSGTDTIVSEHDVKNLYITVCKFNLASHFFWGLWAVIQARHSDINFDFMRYANARFERYFEMKEEYFDM; from the exons ATGGAGGGCACTTGTACAGGCAAGAAAAATGGGCCTCTTCACCTGAATATACGCATTAAGGAGGATGAGGATCCCCACAACAGTATTATGAAGCTGCTGAGGATTCTTAGGCCACAGTGGAGAATAGAAGACATTAAGAAAAAG GTCTTTACAGAAGGCACTACCAACCAGTTGACAGCCTGTTACACAGGCTGCCTGCGGTCGTCGGATGATGTGGTGCTAGTGCGGGTGTATGGCAATATGACAGACCTCTATCTGGACCGACGCAAAGAGATAGAGATACTTCACATACTTCACGAACACAGTTGTGGCCCCAAGTTGTACTGCAGCTTTGAAAACGGCATTTGTTATGAGTTTTTGCAGGGCATAGCGCTGGATAATAAGCTACTGAGGGAGCCTCTTGTTTACAG GCTAATTGCAGAGGAAATGGCAAAAATCCACACCATCAAGCCCAGAGATGGCTCTCGCCCTCAGGCTTTCCTCTGGACCAAAATGGCCCATTTCCTTCAGCTAGTACAGGATTCTGAAAATGATGAGATGCCAAG CTCCTTGCGTCTACCAGAGACTACCAGTGTGGAGGCTCTGAGAAATGAAATGCATGAGTTAAAAAGACGACTTGGTCCCGTATACTCTCCAACAGTGCtgtgtcataatgatctttcGCCAGCTAACATAATCTACAATGATACCAAAG GCACTGTAAAGTTCATTGATTATGAATATGGTGATTTTAATTATCAGGCCTTTGATATTGCCAACCTTTTCAATGAATATGCAG GTTTGACCGACACTGACTACAGTCGATATCCCAGCGTGGAGCTTCAGATGGACTGGCTGACTGCTTACCTAAGGAGATATGAGAGCTGCTCAGGCACAGATACCATAGTATCAGAGCATGACGTGAAGAACCTCTATATCACAGTTTGCAAGTTTAATCTG GCTTCACACTTCTTCTGGGGATTATGGGCAGTTATTCAAGCCAGACATTCAGATATCAATTTTGACTTTATGAG ATATGCCAATGCCAGGTTTGAGCGTTACTTTGAGATGAAAGAAGAATACTTTGATATGTAA
- the denr gene encoding density-regulated protein — MATTEESGSPEGKEHRGSADPDGKYPMKVLYCGVCTLPTEYCEYMPEPAKCRQWLEKNFPNEFARMTLGKDNVPRQEPKAGDAPFVGEEEEKKKQKRGGRGQIKQKKKTVPQKVTIAKIPRAKKKYVTRVCGLATFDIELKEAQRFFAQKFSCGASVTAEDEIIIQGDFTDDIIDVIQEKWPEVDDDSIDDLGEVKK, encoded by the exons ATGGCTACCACAGAGGAGTCAGGCTCACCAGAGGGTAAAGAACACCGCGGCTCAGCAGACCCGGATGGGAAATACCCAATGAAGGTGCTTTACTGTGGAG TGTGCACCTTGCCTACAGAG TATTGTGAGTACATGCCAGAACCAGCTAAATGCAGACAGTGGCTGGAGAAGAACTTTCCAAATGAGTTTGCAAGGATGACGCTGGGTAAGG ATAATGTTCCAAGGCAGGAGCCAAAGGCCGGGGATGCCCCTTTtgttggagaggaggaggagaagaagaagcagaagagaG GTGGACGAGGACAGATCaaacagaagaagaagactgTTCCCCAGAAAGTCACAATAGCGAAAATCCCACGTGCTAAAAAGAAATACGTCACACGAGTTTGCGGCCTAGCGACTTTCG ACATAGAGCTTAAGGAAGCTCAGAGATTCTTTGCGCAAAAATTCTCCTGTGGTGCCTCAGTAACAGCAGAGGATGAGATCATCATTCAGGGTGACTTTACAGACGACATCATCGATGTCATCCAAGAAAAGTGGCCTGAG GTGGATGATGACAGCATTGATGATCTCGGAGAAGTCAAGAAGTGA
- the LOC121680528 gene encoding hydroxycarboxylic acid receptor 2-like → MERNSTTSKEANCCFFSTPQLDHVMVPVLVVEFMLGLMSNLIALWMFASQKIWKSHSVYLAHLTTADAVLMLCLPFRADYYIKSRNWIYGSVFCQIDLFMLSTCRAAGIFFLTTVAIDRYFKILHPQHRINRMGLRCINGICCGLWLLIFTMNIYLFTGNHLINLQCETFTICMDFSLLHVWSDIFFILQFAIPAGIVSFCTYSITAHLRNNTVNSMGRISRAVYFVMAVALVFIFCYLPSTVSRLAVLILKALYDDCSHFHGASVVFYYLICLTYFNSALNPVLYYFSSPAFNRTVRNFFCKLFGKETQDAQSNNGNDSVAPNGNAK, encoded by the coding sequence ATGGAGAGGAACTCTACTACGAGCAAGGAGGCGAACTGTTGTTTCTTCAGCACACCACAGCTGGATCACGTTATGGTACCTGTCCTTGTGGTGGAGTTCATGCTGGGCCTCATGTCGAACTTGATTGCCTTGTGGATGTTCGCCTCCCAGAAGATCTGGAAGTCCCACTCTGTTTACCTGGCTCACCTGACCACCGCTGATGCAGTGTTGATGCTCTGCCTGCCCTTCCGAGCCGACTACTACATCAAGAGCCGAAACTGGATTTATGGCTCTGTCTTCTGTCAGATTGACCTCTTCATGCTTTCAACCTGTCGAGCTGCGGGGATTTTCTTCCTAACCACAGTGGCCATTGACCGCTACTTCAAGATACTTCATCCTCAACATCGCATCAACCGCATGGGCCTACGCTGCATCAATGGGATATGCTGCGGCCTGTGGCTACTTATTTTCACCATGAACATCTACCTGTTCACAGGTAATCACCTGATCAACCTTCAATGTGAGACCTTCACTATCTGCATGGACTTCTCCCTGCTACACGTGTGGTCTGATATCTTCTTCATACTGCAGTTTGCTATACCTGCTGGGATCGTTTCTTTTTGTACCTATAGCATCACAGCTCACCTGAGGAACAACACTGTCAACTCTATGGGCAGAATCAGCAGAGCAGTGTATTTTGTGATGGCTGTTGCCTTGGTGTTCATCTTCTGCTATCTCCCAAGTACAGTGTCCCGTTTAGCTGTGTTGATCCTAAAGGCTTTGTACGATGACTGCTCACACTTTCATGGGGCCAGTGTGGTGTTTTATTATTTGATTTGTCTGACCTATTTCAACAGCGCCTTAAACCCAGTGCTGTACTACTTCTCCAGCCCTGCCTTCAACAGAACTGTCCGCAACTTCTTCTGTAAGCTCTTTGGAAAGGAAACACAAGATGCACAGAGCAACAATGGAAATGACAGTGTGGCACCAAATGGTAATGCCAAGTAA